The region TTTGACCTGTGGAGGGATCATGACATTGACACTCGCTGGtcagacttaaaaaaaaaaaaaaaaaaaaaaaaaaaaagacgaaagaaatatgaaaagagaaagaaaagggagAAGGAAAAAAGATAAACACAACCAGTAAAATCTCTGAGGTTTGCTACAACATTAAGAAAGCATTCTTCTTTGTTTGCTGGAAACATTAGCTAAATTAGGAGCATTGCTTAGAAGCATAGTACAGTCTTAACAAAGACATTTGCAGTTGCCTAGCAGTGACACCAGTCCTTACACGTTGCCACGTGTTGACACCGTAGTGGATAGCAGCATGCACAACACATGTACAATAATTATGGAGTAATGAGAAGTTGGTTGAcactgtttttgtttgtttggtgtTTCCTTCAGTATTTTAATGATTAGCAATGTGTGTATACATTCATGTCTGTTCAATTTACATGTGTTGCAGGTTACCTGCTTTTCCTAGTTGCTTCACTGCCCTTATTTTGAGTCAGCTATTTACGGCTGTGAACTATGCCAACCCCATCAAAATTATTACTTTTACTTCCAATACCACAATGAAAGTTACTTATTTGGTTATATGTCAGCTTCCACTGCGTGGCAAAAATGCAGGTACCACATATGTAAGGCTTGCAACAGATAAGTATGGATGCATTTCAAGTGCTGCACATGGATATTCACATTAATAAGGAAATCTGACTGAAATATTTGAATTCCTTAACAGCTGACTGAACAGTTATGAATGTGAGAAGTGGAAACAAACGCTCAACTCCCTGGCTATCACCTATGCCAAGCTGCTGGCTCAAAACTGAATGTGATGAGTGGTATTTGCTGGTCAGAAACTTGTCGATGTCAAACCATGTGATGTGATTGGGTTTAAGTGCAGTGAAAAAAGCTTTTCAATTACGCAGCCATCACAAATTTATGTCCGAACAGCTGAACAGTTGCCTACGTACAATCCAGGATTGCTCATATGTTGACCCTGACAATCAAAATGATGCTGTTTGAAATGCATTGAGAAGTGTTCCCGAATCACTTTTGAAGCAGAAACAGAGACCCATGCTCTTTTGCACTTGAAAAACTCCACAACCAAAAATGCCATGACATGACAAGGAAGCTAAAGGAAAAAGAGTTATAAAAATTACCCTTgaccaagcttttttttttttttttgcacactttGATAAATTGTGCAAAATTTCTCCGAAACTGATGGTTTAGGATACAGCCCTTGACATCAGTAGGCTAAGCACAAAGAACAGGCAAGTCCTGAGTCACTGCAAGGCAACTGGTCCTCCTATGCTAAGGAAGCAGCAACCTTGAATTTTGTGACACAGTATATCAAATTAAAATTTCCAGAAGTAGAACCTTGAGTGGCAGTGAAACCAATGTGAACGCAGCATGCAATGGCAGAGAAACCAGACATGCACTAAGATGAAATGAAAGCAGAAATGAAAGCACCAATGTTTTTACTTCCACAAGCATATTACATGTCGGAAAATTACTTGGCTGATTGAACCCTTCATGCACAGGCATGACTTAAGGGCACTTACACTCAGTGAATCCCTGTAATTCAAACTTTTAATTGTACCAGTGAAAGCTTgtagagaattaaaaaaaaattgagaagttTGGGTGGCATAAAATCATGCTCAGCAAGACATATGCAGCAAAAGTTACGGGACAAGGACGTAAAAACCAAACGAGAGGCGTAACTGGTTCGCCAttaaggttctttttttttttttttttcagcgcccactgtTTGACTAAGTGCTAACAAAATGATGGGCAAAAGGCGTGCGCGAAAAGATATAAAGCATACGAATGGGTAGGTGGGACTCATGCCTCAGGCTTGTGAGAAACAGACTAACAGGCCTCCACACATCAACCTCCACACGTCAATACTTCGCCGCCCAGGCGAAGCGCATGAGTGGGGTAGGAGGCAATAAGGGTGCTACTCACTGACTGGAGAGAGTTTTTAATTTGTTGCCGAGCCTGGGCTATCTTATCGACTAGAGAGGAACTTTGGGAGCTTTGGGAAGACGCCTTAGcctggagggagagagagagacaagaacAAGGCACGTCTCAAACGGATGACGCGATTAAGTGCCGGCTCAGCGGTATACGCACTACTCTTTGACGGTGGCGAACACACGACTGCTCTCTTTTAAGATTACATTCAAGTCTGCGTTTACGGTGACAACATTCGAAGACACTGCGAAGCCAGCGATTATGCAGACGCCTCGAGCCACAGCTAACAACGTGATTTATTGCATGCATTAAACAGCGAAGGCTCTGTAGGCAGCAAAAGTGACCGCATGCCCCGCCTCTTAGCGTGTTGATTAATCGCTAGTGCACTGCCGGAAAGAAAACGGCCAGAGGTGTTACCTTGGCAAGCTGATCCCTGTTCAAGTAGCACAGGTACTGCTTCTCGGCATCGTCATACTTTGCCTTGTCGAGCCAGACTGAATCGAGGGTGAGTGGATGTGCCATGTCGTTGAACTCTGCAAGACCCAAGCACACAGCAGCAGTCAACACGGACAACGAAGATCGTCGCGAAGACTTGCAGCGCGACCAGGACTAGCTACACGAGGCTggcaaagcgaaaaaaaattgcCAACAAATGCTAAAACGAGCGCCGGTGGTATCGTGTGACGACATCTTTGTTCAGGATGGTCAAGCCAGTGTGTATTCTGCACATCACACGCCCACAGCACGAAACAAACACTGAAACTACTTTTGCCGGTAAAGCGACGACTGTCCCACACTGCATCATGAAACCACTCGGGCTGTTAAAACGGTTAATGTAGCCACAGAAAGCGAAAATACAACACATACCGGATGCCGACGCACGCAAGGGGAGCAACGTGCTGCGAAAGAGGAGCGAGCACGATTTGTTCACGCCGAAGACGCTTGAAGGAGCCACTGGCGGTACTTACATGACAGAACCAACTTCAAAGACACACCAACCATCTTCAGATAATTGCTAAAAGTGCCTAAAACGTGTAAAAATTGTGTGTGTTACGCTGAAAAATTAACATGCTAAGAAAGCACATACAACGTCTAATGTCCTCAAGTTCGAAACTGTGGAAGTGGCTATTTTTTGAATGAACAGACGACAAAAATCAAGCGAGCGGTTTTTGGGCGCGTTTTTGTGTTTTGAGCACTTTGCTTGTCTGCAATATATCACCAGCCAAACGATGAGGTCTTCCTTCGTAATTTATTTCGTTCGCATTGTAGTTTTGTCGCATATAAACGTGTATGTAACATGTGACTGCCACGGGCAGAGCGCCAGAACTGTTGAGACCTGTCCCATTTCTGACAGCCATCACGAAAAACACAAGTACTACAACGAGCGCTGGTCGGGTTACTTGCAGGCCATAAACATAAGCCTGGAGGGATACGATCCCTGCCAAGATGATGACAATGAGGAAACGTGTTCGTGCCATGCATCGGTGATCAATGACGACCTTAGCCCGTGGTCTAAGACGGGCATTCCCGCTGAGCTCGTCGAGCGGTCCAAGCCCAGGGGCGTCTTTTACCAAGTCGTCAACCACAAACTCTACAGAAGCAAAGAATGCATGTTCCCCTTCCGTTGCCTCGGCGTGGAGCACTTCATCCTGAAGATCGTGGACGAGCTGCCTGACGTCGAGTTCGTGCTCAACACACGCGACTGGCCGCAGGCGCATAAGCGCGTCGAACCGTTGCCGGTTTTCTCGTTCAGCAAGACGCGCGACTACTCGGACATAATGTATCCAGCATGGACCTTTTGGGCCGGTGGTCCCGCCATCAGCCTTTATCCAACGGGTATCGGCCGCTGGGACCTGCAGCGAGACATCATCACCAAGGCGGCGAAAGGAGCCTGGACTTGGGACAAGTAATAATTCACTAATTGATAGCCCAATTTTGTATTCCATGCTTGTTTGCGCCAAGACATTAGGATGACCACAAATTATTGTTTTGTGCTTCTTGTGTCGTACCTTTTATGTTTTGTCAATTCGTTGTGTTCTGTGTCTGTCTTTCATCTGCAGGAAAAAGGCTTTAGGATTTTTCCGGGGGTCGCGAACAAGCTCGGAGCGTGATCCTTTGATCCTACTGTCCCGGAGCAAGCCCGACCTCGTCGACGCGCAGTACACCAAAAACCAGGCCTGGAAGTCGGACCAGGACACTTTGGGACGGCCCGCTGCCGATGAAGTGCGTTTTGAAGATCACTGCAAGTATAAGTACCTCTTCAATTTCCGTGGTGTCGCTGCTAGTTTCCGGCTCAAACATCTCTTCCTGTGCAAGTCGCTTGTACTTCACGTTGGGGACGAGTGGCTGGAATTCTTCTACCCACAGCTAAAGCCCTGGGTCCACTATGTCCCTGTCACTGTGGATCTCCATGAGGTCGAAGAGCTGCTAGAATTTGCGAAAGAAAACGACGAAGTCGTGCGTGAAATTGCTGAGCGAGGCTATGATTTTATTTGGAAACACCTTAGAATGGAAGATGTGCAATGCTACTGGCGAAGCCTGCTCAAGAAATACGCAAGTCTGTTGCGGTACAAGGTTGTAAGAGACAAGTCTCTTATAAGAATCACTGAAAAGAACTGAAGTGTGCCATATAGGTTAAACTATAAAATTTGAAGGCTGACAGGCCTTATGGCTGTCAGGGTGTGTAGTTCTGCACTGAAAGAGGTTCTTGCCAAACCCTTACCACAACTGGCCACTGCTGCTTTAACGGAGGTGGCTCCTTTCAAGGTCGTGGCACATTATAAAGAATACTGGAGATATCAACCTGTGGGAGCTCTCCCAAGAATCAATTGCCGAGGTCTGAGCACGGTCATCGCATGCCTTTCAGCAAGAGCAATCATAAAACGCTTATAAACACTGCACCTCTCATCATCTTGCCCTTGCAAAAATAGCCTGGCTGGCTCCGAAACATTGAGTTTTAATAAACATGGTTAGTGTTAGATCTGCCTGGATCCAAGCTGATCTTTACCAGACATTTAAGTTTGGACTACTGCTCTTGTATGGGGATATGATGCCGAAAACGTGTCATTCCTGTACAGCGTTGGTACCTATACATCTATACACATGTACTATTGCACTCAGTGGGAGTTGCAACACAGTGCTCGTTGTCCAATGGGCCTTGAGATTTCATGGAGGCACCACCACACAAAAAATTGGTGATGTAAACAGGCTACAATGACTGGTATCTAGTTCACAAACTTTTTGTATGTTGGTGCCCCCGTGCAGTCTTGGAGCCCTTTGTACCAGGGGCACCGTGTCGCAACTCATAGTGAGCATGATAATACATGGTGTCTACAATTGCTAAGAAGATTTGACAAGTCTGAAGAATGCTATGCCTCGCACCATGGACCCCAGTGATGCTGTGAAAGCTCTGGTGTTTGTACAGTTGGCTAATTGATAGAATTCTTCATTATAAAAACTGTCAGGATCCTTTCACCAGCCATAAAAGAGGAACTATAGGTGCATATCTTCAGTTACTCTATCTGTGACCTTCGGATTCCATACTTACCTTGGTCCATTATGCACACAAGTGATGGTCATCACATACTGGTTTCACTGTATCATCAAGCACCAACTTGTGAGACTCTTCTCAAGCAAGGAACATGAATACAGTGGCAGGTGTCAATCTTCTTTGGGCACTCTTTTGAGCACCCCTGTACAGACACTAAAAGGAATATCCCACACAAGTTCCTTCTCCTGTTGCTTTTCACCTTCACCAGCGACACACAGTTGTGAACAGTACAGGAACTTCTGTTAGCTGTGTCAAACTGTGTTTCTGTTAGCTGTGTCTCAAACTGTTTGGTGCGCCATTTGTTTTTCTGCAATCTCTTGTTTCTCATGCTCATTCTCATCGTGGATATAGTGACAGCCTGAAAAACGCTGTAATATCCAGGCTATCATAAAATACTTTTGACCAGCAAAGCCACTCTGGTGGCCAGTTGAAATGTCGTAACTACACTCATTTTTGTACCTGCAAAGTTAGTTTGTGCCACAATTTGTGCCTGCGAAACAAGATAAGCGAAAATGATGTTCACATATTATGCAAGAACTGTTTTCAATTGCTGTGTGCATTTGGTAACTTTTTCAGCACTAATATCTGTATACTCCTTATTCGTGAGTTAATCTAGAAGCATTTCATCATAGCGTCACTAGTTGGGATCTGCTACATTACTTGCTTAAGGTTCTAGAATTTGTTGTTTCTTGCCTATGCCTTACTTTGCCTTGTACACTTTGGCAAGTTCAGGATAAACTGTGTTAGAGAAATGCCACAGTTAAATGTAACACCCTTCCGACTCCTTTTTTATATGTTTTTGGCCGTTATCCCATTTTGTCTCGAGGGCATTTCCATTACTACTGGCCGCCTGAGCTATATGTAAACAGATGTGGCATGAATACTTATTCAGTTCACTGCCGCTTAACCTTTAATGTTGAAATGTTCTAAAAAGCATGTTTGAGCCATGGAGTGTTAATGTATTGTGGGGAAGTAGTGCTTGAGAAATAGTACTGTTTTCTCATAAACATTTCCAATGTGTGTCGTTAATGCATGTTGTAAAAAACAGAAAAGAGCTGGTGGCCTGCTGTATTGAGTTATGGGTGCCATCAAATTAGAACTTAAGACTGTGAAAAGGCCCTGCTATAGCCATGAATATTCAGAGGTGGTGACATTTCACTGGTGAGTGTAAGGGTAGGGTGGGTTACATGGGCTAACATATGgtgaaaaaaaatactttgccTATCCCACCGTGATGCTGATATTGGCCACTCTTAATTGGAAGCATTGTCATAAAGATGTGCATGTAAATATTTCAGAAAGTGGCATGCGTGTTAATGGAACACAGAGGAAAAGAAATTCTACAGGTTGCACTGATGACGTTGATAAATATTGTTCACAATGAGAATATTGGTTGATCGATTGATTGTTCGATTGATTTAATGTGGTCACCATGGCCGGAAATCAAAATTGTGTCCTTGAGTTAAACAGCAGATTGCTATAGTGACTGAGGTGGGTACACAGAGCAGAGGTTCAGTCTGCCATAAAACAGCTCAAATATAATAATACCAGCTCTGAATTCTTGAGGCAGCTGCCTGAGACATCACAGATTATGGCAACAACTTCTGTGTGTTCTCTTTTTCTTCTACACCACGAAGGACTTCAATTTTTCGAAAGATCTTGAATTCTGTGACATTGCATGGGGGGGATGGCATCAGTGGTGCTATGGATTGGgcaccagagaaaaaaaaaaaaaaaaagggagttcTGCCTTCAATTGTGACTTTCTCCTGTATGAAATAATCATTTGCTCCCAAACAAACAACTGGGAGCATTTGAAATGACTATTCCACTAACCTGACTTTATACAGTACTATTTGTATTTAATGTCTCTTTAGCCTGCTGTATAGCTATGTCATATTAAAATTAGGGCTGTCTGGTTTTGTGAATCAGGGTATACTAACCATGTTGTAGACTTGTGAGCTGGAAAAGTTGGTACATGTTACCAGTGTGGGTCAGGAACAAAGTTTTGTTATGGCTTGTCGTATTAAGCATATAGTTTTAATGCTGATGTGAATATTACTCAGCTTAACATTGACATTAAGTTTCACTGCTTCATTACCTGTATTGCTTTGTAAGCTCAACTTCTGCTATTAGGTATGTGATGCCACTTTTTCATGGGTACCCTGTTATTTGTTGACTTTGCTTTGTCTTATGCTCAGGATGATGTGAATAGTGAATTTATCCACTAGTAGTGAGCAAAACAGCTTTGTTATGCATGGAATTTCTTCAGATGCCACATGCTTATGTTTTGTCATCTTCTAAAATTGTGATGTATAAATTCTGTTTCTACAAGACATCTGTTTACAATGTCTACTTGATCACAGGTGTCTTGTACTTTCTTTTTTTGGGCAACTAGTGCTGAAAATTTTTTGTGCTGACAGCAATATTGTAAACACAGCCTTGTGAGCAGAAGCAGCTTTTAGAAGTGCACAAATTCAATATTGTGGCACCATCTGCGATTGCTTATCCATGTGAAAGAGTGTCCCAGTTCCACCTTTGTGTGGGCCCAGAAAAAGTTGTGCTGATATTCTTGTATTATGCTTCTGCTTTAGAATGAGGCCACTAATGTGTAGGTCCTGGTCTGCCAAGTTCCAACAAGCAATGAAACAGGTGTGAATCTGCTGTCATATTGAATTTTGTACCATTTTATAGAAGACAAAGTGGCTAGTGCTGTCAAATTTTTAATGAAAGATGACATCATCAAGTGCTGTTCTGTACCGGCCGTGGTGGCTTAgaggctatggcattgcgctggtaagcacgagatcgcaggatcaaatcccgaccgcagtgtccgcattttgatgggtcgaaatgcaaaaacgcccgtgtaccatgcagtaggtgcacgttaaagaaccccaggtggtcaaaattaagttGAAgtcctccattacagcgtgcctcgtaatcagattgtggttttggcacgtaaaaccccctaatttgaGTACTGTTCCTTTGACAGTTGATTTCTGGAATAATATAAGAGGCTCACTGGAGCAACTATGAGCTGAACAGTTTCTAAACCAGTTGCTATAGCCATGTAACCAGTTTATTAATGCATTTTGTTAGTTTTACTTCCTCATGTTTCATTAACTATGCACTCACTGTATTTGCATGACATAATGAGAGGGGAAGTACTTTTTACTACTTAGTAGTTAAACAATTCTacacaaacatgcacacacacgcagcGATGGTCATGATATACCAATGACCCCATGTAGCATATGTGTAGTAGGCCTAGAGTTGGCGTTTTAATGTAACGCCATGTACTTCACCTAGGGACCACATGCACATGTGCTGGTCATGAGCGTTTGTGCGGTGAGGCTGTGCATCATTGTAGTAGATCGGAACACTGGACCTAAAGTATCTACATCACCTTTCCTACAGCACTTGAATCTCTGCACAATCCCTCTTCTTCACTGACGTGTGCTAAGGGCTTTATCATTAAGTTTTATTATGGATTAGGGGTCCTACCATGCCACTTCTGCCACTGCGAGGGTAGCTTTCCAGCAAGGCTTAGTCGGCTGGTGGCTATTGCGCATATTGATGCACGAAAAATTAAGATGAGAAAGAAATCTCGTGTGATATTCGGAGCGATGCTCTGAATATTAAATTAGTAGTTTTATCAAAGTGGTAAGCCttgagagagagaatgaactttattgAAAACTGGTCCGGCAGTTTACCGTTGGGTTGAGACACGGGGGAAATGGGGATTAACCCCTGTCCCTTCCCACCCTCCGTCGATGGCAGTGGTGGTGCCTCAGGTgacggctcgaagtccttggacctGGGCGGCATCTTAGGCTCCAAAGctcccttgaaaaaaaaaaattttttttttgcaacttctCTTGTTTTTCTAGTGCATTCACACCCATATGTGTGTGTCTATTGCCTATGAAATATGTAAattaaatgaaaataaaaacCGTCAAGATCGAgtgtgcaaaaaataaaaattgtttgGTCATCACCTTAGTCATATTTCAGCACAAAGGTGTGCACAAAATTGAGGTTACATTGCTTATCCCCGAGGAACATCAGCATTGGGGAAGACGAAGGTTCGGCAACGCATCGATTTGGGCTAATGGGAATGGATTCATAGCATTTAACAGCGCTGACTGAGAGctaaaatttttattttgtgcttggcaagagagagagagaaagaaacaaggaaatgcagggaggttaaccagatgaacgtctggtttgctaccctgcacggtgGAGAAAGTAgggaataaaataaagaaaaaggggAAAGTGAAGGAGAGAGATAGTTCAATCGTCCAGTAGTGGATGTAGGGTGTCTACAAGCGTCGTTTCAGTAAGTTGATTTTATAAAAGTAGAGAGCACGCATAGCTTTCTGGTTTGATGATGGATGTGGTCAATCACCTAGAATATTTGGCCCTGTAAAGGGTCAACTGTCCATTTAGCTGAGTGCGCTCATGTTGAACGCCAAAGCGGTTGCAGTGGCAGAGGAGGGGCTCGATGGTCTTCCCACAATTACAATGAGGAAGGAGTGACAAGTTTGTGACAGCTACAGCCAATTTCGTAGCCGGCACAGTATAGTGTAGTGTCACACTCGCAGAGAGAGGTTTGATGGCAATTGCAGCTTCAGTGATGGATCAAGCATGCACAAATGACGGTTGCAATACTGCTTTGTCTTGCAAAGAGTCCGTGTGATGTCGCAAGCAATTCGTTGAAGTGCCCTGTGCACGAAGGGAAAGCCCCGGGGAGAAGGGTGGGGGGAGCATACGACATCACTGTGGTCGATGACGAAGCGACTTTTGAAAACACCAAAACCAATGACTACAGAGCGACAGAAGCGTGGGGACTCGGGGGACACCAGCTCTCTGTCCCCGCATTAGGCCATATGGGTACTCTCTCAGTCTTACTCTCAGTGGAAGGTTTGCAATCTAGCTTGTCTGCGAGGTGCGCAAGGTGGCCTTGGCTTATGTCGAGAGGGCAAACTCAACATTGTAACAGGTTGCTTCACCTCACGAAGGTGAACTTGCCCGGGGTACAAAAGCATTTGCAGATATGACTACAGGGGAAACGCAAATGATACCGCTTATggttaagaaaaaaagaaggtaacATGTCGTCGACTGAATGTATGAGCGTGTTATGTGTTTTGTTCTTCCTTCTCATCTTTGTGAATACTCAGTCTCCTGCTTGAGCACAGAGTGGCAAAATGCTTACAAACCTTGTTATGTTCTTACTTTTTCTTTCCAACTAACATCGTCACGCCATCACTGTTCGGGGTAAATTCACCACTTCTGTTTCCAATGTACATGGTGTTTCAGTAAACTTgggccaaaatttaaaaatatgcaaatgggggtacgtagctggtcagaaccaaggtaatgttgtttgccgttgcttggagaaactcggcttatttttttttcattccgcctaattagataattagtcttaattaattaatcaacttctgcaatattataattagatgaaaggtgtcaatgagaaaattgtagagcaacatgaaaaactaccgatacagctttctgttgctcaatacgtgctacataaaagtgttttttctagcctcaaagaagcccgcgaatacacgcaaaattgccacgttCTGGCTGCTTAATTGAGgcgcacttcgcgtgtattcgcgggcttcttttacgctagaaaaaacacttttatgtagcacgtattgagcaacagaaagctgtatcagtagtttttcatattgctctacacttttctcattgacacctttcgtctaattataatatttgagaagttgattaattaagactaattatctaataaggtggaatgaaaaaaataatctgagtatctccaagcggcggcaaacaacattaccttggttctgaccagctacgtACCATTTCCatgtttttaaagtttggcccaagttacctgaaacaccctgtataataagaGAAGTGCAGCACCTGTTTTCAAGTGTAAATGCCattatttcttgcattttcaCTGTATCAACTAATGTTGTTTTTTGCTGGTTGTAATGTTATAGCTGCAGGAAAAAAGTGTCGTACATGATATTTTGATCCAGGCGACGCCCAACTAAACGTCAGTTGAAATCCGGAAATCCGCAATACTTGGTCAAACATGCCCGCTTGAACATGAAGAAAGTCGGAGCATACAAGAAGTGATCCTAAATAATCTATCATCAGCCAAAGGTGTCACACGCGTCAGATGTGCACATGCTTCAAGTAGAACACACCGTGAAACCACATGAAGTGACAGTGACCAGAATGGTTCCATGTCGTTGAGTACCAGCGGCGGAACAGCGTATATAACAACAGAGTGTTGAAACCGTATGACTGCCTTCAATTTAAGTCGGAGTCTGCGAAGGAAGCTTGTCCCCGTGCTcttttacatcatcatcatcatcatcatcatcatcatcatcatctttttatgtccactgcaggacgaaggctgctccctgcgatctccaattatccccgtcttgcgctagctgattctaacttccacctgcaaatttcctaatttcatcacctcgcCTAGTTTCCTGCTgtcccgactgcgcttcccttatcttggcacccattctgtaactccaatggtcgtgccatcgtcgtcattttagCTTCATCTAGCTGTCGACATACCGTCGTCGCGCACCATCGTCTTCATATACTCGGTCGTCATTccattgtcctcatgccatcATTGGCCCGCCGTCGTTGTTATACCACCGCTATCTTTTCAggatcgtcatctcattgtcctcatgccatcgtcgtcatatccCC is a window of Dermacentor silvarum isolate Dsil-2018 chromosome 4, BIME_Dsil_1.4, whole genome shotgun sequence DNA encoding:
- the LOC119450186 gene encoding O-glucosyltransferase rumi homolog — translated: MNRRQKSSERFLGAFLCFEHFACLQYITSQTMRSSFVIYFVRIVVLSHINVYVTCDCHGQSARTVETCPISDSHHEKHKYYNERWSGYLQAINISLEGYDPCQDDDNEETCSCHASVINDDLSPWSKTGIPAELVERSKPRGVFYQVVNHKLYRSKECMFPFRCLGVEHFILKIVDELPDVEFVLNTRDWPQAHKRVEPLPVFSFSKTRDYSDIMYPAWTFWAGGPAISLYPTGIGRWDLQRDIITKAAKGAWTWDKKKALGFFRGSRTSSERDPLILLSRSKPDLVDAQYTKNQAWKSDQDTLGRPAADEVRFEDHCKYKYLFNFRGVAASFRLKHLFLCKSLVLHVGDEWLEFFYPQLKPWVHYVPVTVDLHEVEELLEFAKENDEVVREIAERGYDFIWKHLRMEDVQCYWRSLLKKYASLLRYKVVRDKSLIRITEKN